Proteins found in one Tsukamurella paurometabola DSM 20162 genomic segment:
- a CDS encoding NAD(P)/FAD-dependent oxidoreductase has translation MKVLYDTGWAAPPAAAQPQLTGDVRCDVVVIGGGGGGMAAAIRLAENGTDVVLLESRTLGAGASGRNAGYITNSIAADPELLDHLVAPDRLRALYRYAENAVHFAENTIDKHAIECGHVKTGIVMAAVSKGQLRRAGRIAKVLQKNGAAAEFVDGREAGLPEGFLGGVREKVGGTVNPGQFVLGLRTATIASGVRVYEYTPARDVTDTGDGVTVDTPGGTVHARRALLMTNADNGAFSIAPKNLATPSYTCLLETDPVAPERLDEIGWTSRAPMVSLHMILENHRVTPRGTIVFGTRRVEAGHNPLPERAPSHAVAGDLVRGFRERFPGLGDVGFRSVWGGWISMSGTWMPAAGEASDNVLYSQACNGHGFAQAQYVGHLLADHIGGAPRHPDLDAIWHGRKRFWPSVVNGPALYAGWLADRTLDRLAALTN, from the coding sequence ATGAAAGTTCTGTACGACACCGGTTGGGCCGCACCCCCGGCCGCCGCCCAACCGCAGCTGACCGGTGACGTGCGCTGCGATGTCGTCGTGATCGGCGGCGGTGGAGGCGGCATGGCCGCCGCAATCCGCCTGGCAGAGAACGGCACCGACGTCGTCCTGCTCGAGTCCCGCACCCTCGGCGCAGGCGCCAGTGGCCGCAACGCGGGCTACATCACCAACTCGATCGCCGCCGATCCCGAGCTGCTCGACCATCTCGTCGCACCGGATCGCCTGCGCGCGTTATACCGGTACGCGGAGAACGCCGTCCACTTCGCCGAGAACACCATCGACAAGCACGCCATCGAATGCGGACACGTCAAGACCGGCATCGTCATGGCCGCGGTCAGCAAGGGCCAATTGCGGCGCGCGGGCCGGATCGCGAAAGTGCTCCAGAAGAACGGCGCGGCTGCCGAATTCGTCGACGGCCGCGAGGCCGGACTACCGGAGGGTTTCCTCGGCGGTGTTCGCGAAAAGGTCGGCGGTACTGTCAATCCCGGTCAGTTCGTCCTCGGTCTCCGCACAGCCACTATCGCCTCCGGAGTGCGCGTGTACGAGTACACCCCGGCCCGCGACGTGACCGACACCGGCGACGGCGTCACCGTCGACACTCCCGGCGGCACCGTCCATGCCCGGCGCGCCCTGCTGATGACCAACGCGGACAACGGCGCCTTCTCTATCGCCCCGAAGAACCTCGCGACCCCCTCGTACACCTGCCTCCTCGAGACCGACCCCGTAGCACCCGAGCGCCTCGACGAGATCGGCTGGACCAGCCGCGCCCCCATGGTCTCGCTGCACATGATCCTCGAGAACCACCGCGTCACCCCGCGCGGCACGATCGTCTTCGGCACCCGCAGAGTGGAAGCCGGCCACAACCCCCTCCCCGAACGCGCACCGTCCCACGCCGTCGCCGGTGACCTGGTCCGAGGATTCCGGGAGCGCTTCCCCGGGCTGGGTGACGTCGGATTCCGCAGCGTGTGGGGCGGCTGGATCTCCATGAGCGGCACGTGGATGCCCGCCGCCGGCGAGGCCTCGGACAACGTCCTGTACTCCCAGGCATGCAACGGTCACGGCTTCGCTCAGGCGCAGTACGTGGGCCATCTCCTCGCCGACCACATCGGCGGAGCACCGCGCCATCCCGACCTCGACGCGATCTGGCACGGCCGTAAACGCTTCTGGCCCAGCGTCGTCAACGGACCCGCGCTGTACGCCGGCTGGCTCGCCGACCGCACCCTCGATCGTCTTGCAGCACTCACCAACTGA
- a CDS encoding antibiotic biosynthesis monooxygenase produces the protein MPHTETRAEAGAAHKASLTSVARRISPGREHDFVAWTDAGIALARTYPGFLGGGWVRSAHQADEYFVIYRFESEEHLQQWQGSRVRKHWLERGEGMAVETATHRLSGIEGWFDPRPDGAGPVAAPVATVPPRWKQAVAIWLGFFPLSLLINFLVLPHLTFLPAHGWGLAGRTLIATLINTPLMVFLVLPWITARLKPWLERR, from the coding sequence ATGCCTCACACCGAAACCCGGGCGGAGGCAGGAGCGGCCCACAAGGCCTCGCTGACCTCCGTCGCCCGACGCATCAGTCCCGGACGCGAACACGACTTCGTGGCCTGGACCGATGCCGGGATCGCCCTCGCCCGAACGTATCCCGGATTCCTCGGTGGCGGGTGGGTGCGCTCCGCCCACCAGGCCGATGAGTACTTCGTGATCTACCGCTTCGAGTCCGAGGAGCATCTGCAGCAATGGCAGGGCTCGCGGGTCCGCAAGCACTGGCTCGAGCGTGGCGAGGGCATGGCGGTCGAGACCGCGACGCATCGCCTGTCCGGTATCGAGGGCTGGTTCGATCCGCGGCCCGACGGCGCCGGCCCCGTTGCCGCGCCCGTCGCCACGGTGCCGCCCCGCTGGAAGCAGGCGGTGGCGATCTGGCTCGGCTTCTTCCCGCTCTCGCTACTGATCAACTTCCTGGTGCTGCCGCACCTGACCTTCCTGCCGGCGCACGGGTGGGGGCTGGCGGGCCGCACCCTGATCGCGACGCTGATCAACACTCCGTTGATGGTGTTCCTGGTGCTGCCGTGGATCACCGCGCGGCTCAAGCCGTGGCTGGAGCGCCGCTGA
- a CDS encoding amino acid-binding protein, translated as MSYLLRVRLTDRPGSLGSLAVALGSVGADILSLDVVERGDGYAVDDLVVDLGPQSLPDTLITAAEALEGITVDSIRPYSDVLDTHRELELIDHVAGAGHDQLQMLVDQVPRVLRVGWCAVLSNTPDAAWPAFGSSGLPETPPTSLDFLPLGGPVALDPEADWVPEAWQQLDTKLAGAPLGAIGKVVLVGRPGGPDFRPSEVARLGYLAGIVATVLVK; from the coding sequence GTGTCTTATCTCCTGCGTGTACGCCTGACGGACCGGCCTGGCAGCCTGGGCTCCCTCGCCGTGGCCCTCGGCTCGGTAGGTGCCGACATCCTCTCGCTCGACGTCGTCGAGCGCGGCGACGGGTACGCAGTCGATGATCTCGTCGTCGACCTGGGCCCGCAGTCTCTACCGGACACACTGATCACCGCCGCCGAGGCGCTCGAAGGGATCACGGTCGATTCGATCCGCCCGTACTCCGATGTCCTGGACACCCACCGCGAGCTCGAGCTCATCGATCACGTCGCCGGCGCCGGCCACGACCAATTGCAGATGCTCGTCGACCAGGTGCCGCGAGTACTGCGCGTGGGGTGGTGCGCGGTGCTCTCGAACACGCCCGATGCGGCCTGGCCGGCGTTCGGCTCGTCGGGCCTGCCCGAGACGCCGCCGACGTCGCTGGACTTCCTCCCGCTGGGCGGTCCGGTGGCGCTGGATCCCGAGGCGGACTGGGTCCCCGAAGCCTGGCAACAGCTCGACACAAAGCTCGCGGGCGCGCCGCTCGGCGCGATCGGCAAGGTGGTCCTGGTGGGCCGCCCCGGCGGACCCGACTTCCGCCCGTCCGAGGTGGCGCGCCTCGGCTACCTTGCGGGCATCGTCGCGACGGTCCTGGTCAAGTAA
- the ligA gene encoding NAD-dependent DNA ligase LigA, with product MSKELTEDDRRAWQELAEEVRGHQFRYYVQDAPVLSDGEFDALLKRLQAMEDAFPELAVPDSPTKLVGGGFSTEFTAVDHLERMYSLDNVFDEGELREWIARVQRDVGESVTFLTELKIDGVALNLVYEDGALVRGATRGDGRTGEDVTLNARTLRDVPHRLTPSDEFPIPAVLEVRGEVFFRLADFEELNAGLVAEGKPPFANPRNSAAGSLRQKNPQITSRRKLGMICHGLGRIEGGWSPASLHEAYRALAAWGLPVSAHTKQVVGADAVVDRVFYWGEHRHDPEHEIDGLVVKVDEIALQRRLGATSRAPRWAIAYKYPPEEVTTKLLDIRVNVGRTGRVTPYAYMAPVTVAGSTVEFATLHNASEVQRKGVLIGDTVTIRKAGDVIPEVLGPVVDLRDGTEKAFVMPVTCPECGAALAPSKEGDADIRCPNTETCPAQLRERLFYLAGRTCFDIEGLGYEAATALTASPVLHNEGDVFSLTEADLTQVPLFTNDGGALSANAQRLLTNLDVAKTKPLWRVLVALSIRHVGPSAARALAQELGSLEAIAAADVDQLAEVDGVGRVIAEAVVEWFTVGWHREIVEKWRAAGVTMEDERDASVPRNLEGLSIVVTGSLQNFSRDGAKEAILVRGGKAASSVSKKTAFVVVGDAPGSKADKAEQLGVPVLDEAGFEKLLAEGPEAFAH from the coding sequence ATGTCGAAGGAACTGACGGAGGACGATCGCCGCGCCTGGCAGGAGCTCGCGGAGGAAGTCCGCGGGCACCAGTTCCGCTACTACGTGCAGGACGCGCCGGTACTCTCGGACGGCGAGTTCGATGCACTGCTCAAGCGGCTCCAAGCGATGGAGGACGCGTTTCCGGAACTGGCGGTTCCGGATTCGCCCACGAAGCTGGTCGGCGGCGGATTCTCCACGGAGTTCACCGCGGTCGACCACCTGGAGCGGATGTACTCGCTGGACAACGTCTTCGACGAGGGTGAATTGCGCGAGTGGATCGCCCGTGTCCAGCGAGACGTGGGGGAGTCCGTCACCTTTCTCACTGAGCTGAAGATCGACGGTGTCGCGCTCAACCTCGTCTACGAGGACGGTGCGCTCGTTCGTGGCGCCACTCGCGGCGACGGGCGCACCGGTGAGGACGTCACCCTCAACGCGCGGACTCTGCGCGACGTACCGCACCGGCTCACCCCGTCGGACGAGTTCCCGATCCCGGCGGTGCTCGAGGTCCGTGGGGAGGTCTTCTTCCGCCTCGCCGACTTCGAGGAACTCAACGCGGGACTGGTCGCGGAGGGTAAACCGCCCTTCGCGAACCCGCGCAACTCCGCCGCGGGTTCACTGCGGCAGAAGAATCCGCAGATCACCTCGCGGCGCAAGCTCGGCATGATCTGCCACGGCCTCGGCCGGATCGAGGGGGGCTGGTCGCCCGCCTCGCTGCACGAGGCGTACCGGGCACTGGCGGCCTGGGGGCTGCCCGTATCCGCCCACACCAAGCAGGTGGTGGGCGCCGATGCCGTGGTCGACCGGGTCTTCTACTGGGGTGAGCACCGGCACGATCCCGAGCACGAGATCGACGGTCTGGTGGTGAAAGTCGACGAGATCGCTCTGCAACGCCGCCTCGGTGCCACCTCGCGCGCTCCGCGCTGGGCGATCGCCTACAAGTACCCGCCGGAAGAGGTCACCACCAAACTCCTGGACATCCGCGTCAACGTGGGGCGTACCGGCCGGGTCACGCCGTACGCATACATGGCGCCGGTCACCGTCGCCGGGTCCACCGTCGAATTCGCCACGCTGCACAACGCTTCCGAGGTGCAGCGCAAGGGTGTGCTCATCGGTGACACCGTTACCATCCGCAAGGCCGGCGACGTCATCCCCGAGGTTCTCGGCCCGGTGGTCGACCTCCGCGACGGTACTGAGAAGGCCTTCGTCATGCCGGTCACCTGTCCGGAATGCGGTGCCGCACTGGCACCGTCGAAGGAGGGCGATGCCGACATCCGGTGCCCCAACACCGAGACCTGCCCCGCGCAGCTGAGGGAGCGGCTGTTCTACCTCGCGGGCCGCACCTGTTTCGACATCGAGGGCCTGGGCTACGAGGCGGCCACCGCGCTCACCGCCTCGCCCGTGCTGCACAACGAGGGTGATGTCTTCTCGCTCACCGAGGCCGACCTCACGCAGGTTCCACTGTTCACTAACGACGGCGGCGCCCTCTCGGCGAATGCGCAGCGATTGTTGACGAACCTCGATGTCGCCAAGACCAAGCCACTGTGGCGAGTGCTCGTGGCACTGTCCATCCGCCACGTGGGCCCGTCGGCCGCCCGGGCGCTCGCCCAGGAACTCGGCAGCCTGGAGGCGATCGCGGCGGCGGACGTCGATCAGCTCGCCGAGGTCGACGGTGTGGGCCGGGTCATCGCGGAGGCGGTCGTCGAATGGTTCACCGTGGGCTGGCACCGTGAGATCGTCGAGAAGTGGCGTGCCGCAGGCGTCACGATGGAGGACGAGCGGGACGCGTCGGTACCCAGGAACCTGGAGGGGCTCTCCATCGTGGTCACCGGCTCCCTCCAGAACTTCTCTCGGGACGGGGCCAAGGAGGCCATTCTGGTCCGCGGCGGCAAGGCTGCGAGCAGCGTGTCCAAGAAGACCGCCTTCGTGGTGGTCGGCGACGCCCCCGGATCGAAGGCCGACAAGGCCGAACAACTCGGCGTTCCGGTCCTCGACGAGGCGGGGTTCGAGAAGCTCCTCGCCGAGGGCCCGGAGGCCTTCGCGCACTAG
- a CDS encoding TIGR03619 family F420-dependent LLM class oxidoreductase → MVDQDVRVGIVQFTSDRGLPPQVLAPLIERAGFASYFVPEHGHIPTRRDAAHPGTGTSELPDDRYLRTLDPWTALAAAAAVTTTIELATAVALPVQADPITLAKTIATVDHLSRGRVAFGVGFGWNLDELADHGVPPARRRTMLREYVAAMRALWRDDEASYEGEFVSFGPSWAWPKPPGPVPVLLGAGASEKNFAWIARHADGWITTPQDRGIGEAARRLAQVWREHGRDGAPRIVALDGRPDPERLARWGEAGVTDVLYPAVDSSEEAAAGHLDGLAGVLSVR, encoded by the coding sequence GTGGTTGACCAGGACGTTCGGGTAGGAATCGTACAGTTCACATCGGATCGAGGGCTGCCGCCCCAGGTGCTCGCGCCACTGATCGAACGCGCGGGTTTCGCGTCGTACTTCGTGCCTGAACACGGCCACATCCCCACGCGACGAGACGCGGCTCATCCCGGTACCGGAACGTCCGAGCTTCCCGACGATCGGTACCTGCGGACGTTGGATCCGTGGACCGCTCTCGCCGCCGCCGCGGCTGTCACGACGACGATCGAACTCGCGACCGCGGTCGCGCTCCCGGTTCAGGCTGATCCGATCACTTTGGCCAAGACGATCGCCACGGTCGACCATCTGTCGCGCGGGCGGGTGGCATTCGGGGTGGGCTTCGGATGGAACCTCGACGAGCTCGCCGACCATGGAGTCCCGCCTGCGCGGCGTAGGACGATGCTGCGCGAGTACGTAGCGGCCATGCGCGCATTGTGGCGCGATGACGAAGCCTCCTACGAGGGGGAATTCGTCTCGTTCGGGCCGAGCTGGGCGTGGCCCAAACCGCCGGGGCCCGTCCCGGTTCTCCTCGGGGCGGGTGCCAGCGAGAAGAACTTCGCCTGGATAGCGCGGCACGCGGACGGGTGGATCACCACGCCGCAGGATCGGGGGATCGGGGAGGCGGCGCGGCGCCTCGCGCAGGTATGGCGCGAGCACGGGCGTGACGGTGCGCCGCGCATCGTCGCGCTGGACGGCCGCCCCGATCCGGAACGGTTGGCCCGCTGGGGTGAGGCGGGTGTGACGGATGTGCTGTATCCGGCTGTCGACTCCAGCGAGGAAGCGGCCGCCGGGCATCTCGACGGCCTGGCCGGAGTTCTTAGCGTGCGTTAG